One window of Methanocaldococcus sp. genomic DNA carries:
- a CDS encoding ferredoxin family protein: protein MDIKINEDFCKGCEICIVVCPKKVYEKSKKLNKRGVYPPIPVNADKCTLCNLCILQCPDQAISIEVQK from the coding sequence GTGGATATAAAGATAAACGAGGATTTTTGTAAAGGTTGCGAGATTTGTATAGTAGTATGTCCAAAAAAAGTTTATGAAAAATCAAAAAAATTAAATAAAAGAGGTGTCTATCCTCCAATCCCTGTAAATGCTGATAAATGCACATTATGTAACTTATGTATATTACAGTGTCCAGATCAGGCTATATCTATTGAGGTGCAAAAATAA
- a CDS encoding ATP-binding protein, with protein MLFIGREKLKDRLGEEVYIDASKSHAIFICGKRGSGKSYTLGVLVEELQEKHPDYLKIIIDPMGIFWTMVEPNEEQEENLWDWDLYPERYSIKLIVPGEIDKRFDEDVIREMKNRGVEFKKLLLNPSDISAEGWCDLFNLNINEMMGIALYRAIDNIGKDFFTIDDIIYEVERDTKSKETTKEALINRLNMAKKWGIFSNEYIPIEEIFERNTINVIDLSVIESGRYGLRDLIVSIIAKYLFNQRLKSRKKEMLNLPSKMPKVWLFIDEAHNFIPSGKSTLSKEILIRWAKEGRQPGLNLVIATQQPSAIDNEVLSQCDIIFAHKVTNREDINALNKLNQEYMGKELKVYIKDLNKGECVFIDDEKEFLKIIKIRPRKSRHGGGEK; from the coding sequence ATGTTATTTATTGGGAGAGAAAAACTAAAAGATAGGTTAGGTGAAGAGGTTTATATTGATGCTTCAAAATCTCATGCAATTTTTATTTGTGGTAAAAGAGGTAGTGGTAAAAGCTATACATTGGGAGTTTTAGTTGAAGAACTTCAAGAAAAACATCCTGATTATTTAAAAATTATTATTGATCCGATGGGAATATTTTGGACTATGGTAGAACCAAACGAAGAACAAGAAGAAAACCTTTGGGATTGGGATTTATATCCAGAAAGATATTCTATAAAATTAATAGTTCCTGGGGAAATAGACAAAAGATTTGATGAAGATGTTATAAGAGAAATGAAAAATAGAGGAGTAGAATTCAAAAAACTTTTATTAAATCCTTCTGATATTTCAGCTGAGGGTTGGTGTGATTTATTTAATTTGAATATAAATGAAATGATGGGAATTGCGTTATATAGAGCAATTGATAATATTGGGAAGGATTTTTTTACAATTGATGATATTATTTATGAAGTAGAAAGGGACACAAAATCTAAAGAAACTACAAAAGAAGCATTAATTAACCGTCTAAATATGGCAAAAAAATGGGGTATTTTTTCAAATGAATATATACCAATAGAAGAAATTTTTGAAAGAAACACAATAAATGTTATTGATTTGAGTGTTATTGAAAGTGGAAGATATGGATTGAGAGATTTAATTGTATCGATAATTGCAAAATATTTATTTAACCAACGATTGAAATCAAGAAAAAAAGAAATGTTAAATTTACCATCAAAAATGCCAAAAGTCTGGTTATTTATAGATGAAGCCCATAATTTTATTCCTTCTGGAAAATCAACATTGTCAAAAGAAATACTAATAAGATGGGCAAAAGAAGGTAGACAACCAGGATTAAATTTAGTCATAGCTACTCAACAACCCTCAGCAATTGATAATGAGGTTTTAAGTCAGTGTGATATTATTTTTGCACATAAAGTAACAAATAGGGAAGATATAAATGCATTAAATAAACTTAACCAGGAGTATATGGGAAAAGAATTAAAAGTGTATATTAAAGATTTAAATAAAGGAGAATGTGTATTTATTGATGATGAAAAAGAATTTCTAAAAATAATAAAGATAAGACCTAGAAAAAGTAGGCATGGTGGAGGAGAAAAATAA
- a CDS encoding DUF505 family protein: protein MFLKKRHLEILREMKKTDVQEEIRKKLPEDFKSRILELFILGFVELEDGKITFTDAGKKLMEIVDKLNIEELPDVFVDTEIIKILQLFEETNYIPENWKVLLKERQMLDENENLNEIGKEILKIFTETHPVLYLTKEIIDFINKIPKISTLEELITHKNTVEYGDNIVNALQAMRMLYISPRTERGQAYTTTKTADLALKILSYVKVFNRPLILKGSDIELLRSGGTSKELDEMGFHDESGVTELGNAMIDTYESMGIVEKKTLPIYVLDDEIKVLEGLLKLEEINKHTPDILPTYSEIQRRVDVEDLGEILHTLESKELIERKFMKNKDTYWVTNWGRTIVELGVVTTEGIKAITYALSGDVPIAEWVLAGKEEGLIKKGVTQKGHTMIKFSKSIKRKPYLTKYDIAILLKVPKGKYIHKDEVIKLVQDLVGGDEKAIIKAIGEAESKGFIVELQNKIIKLTDLGTDVKTAIESAKINELLSTKFGITPTTFNILKVIYNNLDKFNKIWKESREERGYKEDEVKLIKKYLSLSDEEIHKALVILRALGFLGKKSITKAGEILVKAYEKLYSSS, encoded by the coding sequence ATGTTTTTAAAGAAGAGACATCTTGAAATTTTAAGAGAAATGAAAAAAACAGATGTTCAAGAGGAAATTAGAAAGAAATTACCAGAAGACTTTAAAAGTAGAATCCTTGAATTGTTTATCTTAGGATTTGTAGAATTAGAAGATGGAAAAATAACATTTACAGATGCTGGAAAAAAGCTTATGGAAATCGTTGATAAATTAAACATTGAAGAATTACCAGATGTTTTCGTCGATACTGAGATAATAAAGATATTACAACTATTTGAGGAAACTAATTACATTCCAGAAAATTGGAAAGTTTTACTGAAAGAAAGACAGATGTTAGATGAAAATGAAAATTTAAATGAAATTGGAAAAGAAATACTAAAAATATTTACAGAAACACATCCAGTTCTATACTTAACAAAAGAAATTATTGACTTTATAAATAAAATTCCTAAAATTAGTACATTAGAAGAGTTGATTACTCACAAAAACACTGTAGAATATGGAGATAATATTGTTAATGCACTCCAAGCAATGAGAATGCTCTATATATCTCCAAGAACTGAAAGAGGGCAGGCATATACAACAACAAAAACAGCAGATTTAGCATTAAAAATATTGTCTTATGTTAAAGTATTTAATAGACCATTAATTTTAAAGGGTAGTGATATTGAATTATTAAGATCGGGAGGAACTTCAAAAGAACTTGATGAAATGGGTTTCCATGATGAGAGTGGAGTTACAGAATTAGGTAATGCGATGATAGATACTTATGAATCTATGGGAATTGTTGAAAAAAAGACATTGCCAATTTATGTATTAGACGATGAGATAAAGGTTTTAGAAGGATTGCTTAAATTAGAGGAGATTAATAAACATACTCCCGATATCTTACCAACATACAGTGAAATTCAGAGAAGAGTAGATGTTGAAGATCTTGGAGAAATTTTGCACACTCTTGAATCTAAAGAACTAATAGAAAGAAAGTTTATGAAAAATAAAGATACATACTGGGTTACAAACTGGGGTAGAACAATAGTAGAGTTAGGAGTCGTTACAACTGAGGGAATAAAGGCAATAACTTATGCATTGAGTGGAGATGTTCCAATAGCTGAGTGGGTTTTAGCAGGTAAAGAAGAAGGTTTAATAAAAAAAGGAGTTACTCAAAAAGGACATACAATGATTAAATTCTCAAAGAGTATTAAGAGAAAGCCCTATTTAACTAAATATGATATTGCAATACTTTTAAAAGTTCCTAAGGGGAAATATATACATAAAGATGAAGTTATAAAATTAGTCCAAGATCTTGTAGGAGGAGATGAAAAGGCTATAATTAAGGCTATTGGAGAAGCAGAATCTAAAGGGTTCATTGTAGAATTACAAAATAAAATTATAAAACTTACAGACCTTGGAACTGATGTTAAGACAGCAATAGAATCTGCAAAAATTAATGAACTATTATCAACAAAGTTTGGTATAACTCCAACAACGTTCAACATATTAAAAGTAATTTACAATAATTTAGATAAATTTAATAAAATTTGGAAGGAAAGTAGAGAAGAGAGAGGTTATAAGGAGGATGAAGTAAAACTCATTAAGAAGTATCTAAGTTTAAGTGATGAAGAAATTCACAAAGCTCTTGTTATTTTAAGAGCATTAGGATTCCTTGGTAAAAAAAGTATTACAAAAGCAGGAGAGATCTTAGTTAAGGCTTATGAAAAATTATATTCTTCCTCATAA
- a CDS encoding cupin domain-containing protein: MITMKIIKSEYDKIKPYITKDGSIIRELIHPNTHGDVKQSLAEAIVPVGSKTLLHRHHNSEEIYYILEGRGLITLGNEKFEVKKGDAIVIPPKTPHKIENIGNVPLKILCCSYPPYSHDDTEIIKP, encoded by the coding sequence ATGATAACTATGAAAATTATAAAAAGTGAATATGACAAAATTAAACCATACATTACTAAGGATGGCTCAATAATTAGAGAACTAATACATCCAAATACCCATGGAGATGTAAAACAAAGTTTAGCAGAGGCTATAGTTCCAGTAGGTTCTAAAACTTTACTACATAGACATCATAATTCAGAAGAAATATATTACATTTTGGAGGGTAGAGGATTGATAACTTTGGGAAATGAAAAATTTGAAGTCAAAAAAGGAGATGCTATAGTTATTCCTCCAAAGACCCCGCATAAAATTGAAAATATCGGTAATGTTCCATTAAAAATATTATGTTGCAGTTATCCTCCTTACTCTCATGATGATACAGAAATAATAAAGCCATAG